The genome window TGACGCCTACATTCTATACCACAATTCATACCTACCACTTCCATTTCTAGTACTGTATTTACTATCTTCAAAAGGTGTTTAATCAATGATGTTGTAAAGGGATACATATCTTCCAAATTAGTACTACTagaaaaaagtttaaatttaatattaatcaattttattattattgagtGTTGACTTTTCCCGATAATTAAAATATTCGCTACCGTCAGTTTAGCTATGTCGCTTTCAAGAGGTCGATCAGATATTGAATTGctgattttaaaattgtgattcacttaattttataaattcagaattaaaatatattatttgaataattttagtttattaatgaattatcgaaaatttaataataaaataagatgatttatggataatttataatttataagaaacttttgttaaagaaaattttaaaaaaatttaaatcaccgAAATTATTCATCAAACTTGTCATCAAGTCAGTTTCTAACCTATAAATATATCCAACTAATCTTTTGTTTTAAGTCGattttataacttatatttaacttaaaatccttacttataatattaaaaaaataatccaaaATAACTCAAAGTCTGGGTTTAAAAGCAAGTACAACAATGTCCAATAACATGCcttgtaaatataataatagtgTCCTAGCGATTTAAGACATAAATTGTGTATTTAATATCGGTTTTTAGCTTATCAATACATCAAATTAacgtttaattttaaaaatatgaaactaatatatttattcacaaaaatatcataaaaaataatatttttaaatttttgttcagagctcttaaatatatgtaaaaaaaaaaaagactagtGTATCCCAATTGAGGTAGTACTTGAATAAGTTTAATATGTCCCAAAAAGGTCGATCAGTTTAGTTATGTCGCATTCGAAAGGTCGATGAGATATTATCGATTGCTCATTGAATTATCGTAAGGTTCTTCGTGTAAGTTGTGTGGTCCTTCCGGTGTAAATCAGTAATGTGAGCCAGCTGCGAGGTGCTAGCATAAAAAGGCCTTCTAGGCATCCACAATCAGTAAATTGCAGCAGGCACCAACATGGTGACTGTTCTTGAGAAGTGCCGCATTTCACCACCACAAGATCACTCTGTTGCCGAAAACCTTTTACCCCTCACGTTTTTTGACCTAGTATGGCAAAACTGGCCCTCTCTTAGCCGTGTTTACTTCTATGATTTCCCCTGTTCTACCAGTGAGTTGAGGCAAACACTTGTTCCGCGTCTTAAGAAATCGCTAGCCTCAACTCTCGAACACTATTTTCCCTTCTGTGGTAATTTGATAATTCCCACAACTTTTTCTGATAACGCAACTGCTGCACTTCGTTACTTGAAAAATGACTCTGTTTCGTTGACAATAGCTGAGTTTAGTGGCACAAGCTCCGCAGGGTTTGAGCATCTATCTGCAGATCATGCTCGCGATGTTAATGAGTTGTTTTCTCTTATTCCTGAACTCCCGCCAGGTGATACTGATCATGCATCTCCGGTTTTATCTATTCAGGTGACGTTGTTTCCGGGCCAGGGATTCAGCATTGGATTCAGAAACTCCCATCTGGTTGCTGATGGAAGAACCATGTTCAACTTTATAGCGACATGGGCTTCTATTAATGCTAAGCAGCTTAAAAGTGAGGATGACTTTGACACTATAAAGACTCTCCCGTTTTATGACAGGAGCGTGATCAAAGACGCGAAGGGAATGACTTCAAATTTCCTGAAAATTGGTTTACAAATCGCACAGCAAATTTCGAAGGCTTCTGGTCCTGCAACACATGAATTAGATCTTGTTCAAGAAACAGTACCGATGAATCGAGCGCCCAAATCCAAGGGCTCAAAGACTTGGTGCTGGCCGAGTTACCATACGTGTCAACTTTCGTAGTTGTGTGTGCCTATGTATGGACTTGCATGGCTAAGGCAAGCATTGTTCTCGCAAATGAAATTGATGATGAAAACGAAGTTTTGGAACATATGATTATAGCTATAGACACCAGGGCTCGTCTGGATCCGCCAATTCCTTCAAATTATTTTGGAAATGCGGTTTCTCCTTGTAAGATCACGTTAAATCTGAGCCGATTGAGAGGCCAAGAAGGCTTCGTATATGCTGCTAAAGAAATAAAAGAGGCTCTTCATGAACAGATAAACAACGACGAGGGAGTGTTGAGAGGGCTTGATACGATTTTTGATGATATAGAAGCGATGAAAGGGCAGAAAATCTTTGGCGTTGCTGGATCTCCTAAGCTCGACTACTACAGCACAGATTTTGGATTCGGGAAGCCGAAAAAATATGAAGTTGTTTCGGAGAAGTTCTCACTTGCTGCATCCAGGGATTCAAGCGGTGGCCTAGAACTCGGATTTGCCTTTTCCAAAAATGAGATGGATGCTTTTACTTCTGTGTTTACCCAAGGACTAATCAAGTGACTCTACCgcgagaaaaataaatatttatgtctTTGTTTTCTTCTATTTCCTGTCATGTTTGAATACTTCAGGATATAGATGGAGTACTCTTTCTctaggtttgtatttgattttctGTTTGATGGCCGCAGGATTTCTGTTATGTTTCCGTAGCCGTCATATCTGAGTGAGTGGGTGTGTTTGTGggtatttctttcttttttttttttttgccgttATCCTTTAATCGGGTGTCTATCTCCTCTATTTATACTGTTAGAGCTGGGTGCTTAGGAGGGGATGTAATCGAGGTGCTGAGCAGGCTACTCTAGGTGCTAGGTTGATGAGGAGGAGAAGCTACTATTGGGCAGGTGGAGGTTATCCCGGGTTTTCGGGGGTGACAAGGCAAGGGGGTGACGACATGTGTCCAGGTGCTCCAAAGGTGGCGAGCTGGGTGCTTACAAGGCGTTCTGTTGCTCATTCGAGCGGAGCCTTCGGCGCGGGGAAGGGTGTAACCCCTACGGAACGGGCAGACGCTGTTGGGGCCTGTTGGTCTTGCGGGCACCGTAGGGTACCT of Daucus carota subsp. sativus chromosome 3, DH1 v3.0, whole genome shotgun sequence contains these proteins:
- the LOC108211679 gene encoding anthocyanidin 3-O-glucoside 6''-O-acyltransferase-like; this encodes MVTVLEKCRISPPQDHSVAENLLPLTFFDLVWQNWPSLSRVYFYDFPCSTSELRQTLVPRLKKSLASTLEHYFPFCGNLIIPTTFSDNATAALRYLKNDSVSLTIAEFSGTSSAGFEHLSADHARDVNELFSLIPELPPGDTDHASPVLSIQVTLFPGQGFSIGFRNSHLVADGRTMFNFIATWASINAKQLKSEDDFDTIKTLPFYDRSVIKDAKGMTSNFLKIGLQIAQQISKASGPATHELDLVQETASIVLANEIDDENEVLEHMIIAIDTRARLDPPIPSNYFGNAVSPCKITLNLSRLRGQEGFVYAAKEIKEALHEQINNDEGVLRGLDTIFDDIEAMKGQKIFGVAGSPKLDYYSTDFGFGKPKKYEVVSEKFSLAASRDSSGGLELGFAFSKNEMDAFTSSWVLRRGCNRGAEQATLGARLMRRRSYYWAGGGYPGFSGVTRQGGDDMCPGAPKVASWVLTRRSVAHSSGAFGAGKGVTPTERADAVGACWSCGHRRVPAV